In the Elizabethkingia bruuniana genome, ATTTTATAAAAGAAAAAAAAAGAATGTGTTATACTGTTGTAGCGTTAGGAATTGTGGAAAAAAAATAAGCTCATTTTTACTCATATTTAATCTTTACATAACTAATACTTTATTAACACTAAAAATATATAAAAATCAATGAGTTATAACGTTATCCACACTCTGTGGATAACTATGGATAGGGATAAAGTTGTTCTTTTTCTCTGGGTATAACTTCTTTGTTTTATCCCTGAAAAGAAAATGAAAAAAGTTTTTTTTATTTCACTAAAAATTCTCATTAGTTAATTTTTCTTAAAATAGAAAATAAAGTTCTCGGATAGTTTTCCATAGTTATTAACATACTTTCCCACATTTTATTGGCGTTTTTATGGAAACCTTTTACTGGTGCGTTTCTGTAAGGATTACCTATATTAATATATAGTTGATAAGTTGAGCTGAATTTGATTATAAACAGACAGGTGTCCTATAATTCATATTTTGTATTTCGTTCTTTATAATTAAATTTAGAGTAAATTTGTATCTATACTAATAATAAAGATAAAAAGGAAAATGAAAAAGATTGCTATCGCAGGAGATCACGCTGGTTTCGAATATAAAGAGATCATAAAGAAATACCTTGATGGAAAATACGAGATAAAGGACTTCGGAACTTACTCTACAGACAGTGTAGATTATCCGGATTTTGTACATCCTGCAGCTTCTGCTGTTGAAAACGGAGAATTCGAATTAGGAATTCTGATCTGTGGAAGCGGAAACGGAGTACAGATTACTGCTAACAAACACCAGGGAATCAGATGTGCATTATGCTGGGAAGTAGAAATAGCAGAATTAGCAAGACAGCACAACGATGCAAATATGATGTCTATCCCTGCAAGATTTGTTTCTGAAGATTTAGCAAAGCAAATGGTAGATGCTTTTCTTATAACTAATTTTGAAGGAGGAAGACACCAAAACAGAGTTAATAAAATCAAATTCTGTTAATAAACTATATTTATAGTTTATAATTTTTTAAACACTATACTATGCCTAGGAAGAAGAGAAATTTAAGTAAAAAAAATAATGACAAATTACATGATATAGGAAGATTGATTGTAAGGTTTATGTCTAAGAAAACTTCTAAAATCTATAATTATAAACAGATTGCTGAAGGCATAGAGTTTAAAAACCCAAGGCAGCGTGAGCAGGTTATACAGACATTGCATATTTTGTTGTCAGAAAATAAAATAAAAGAAGTAGAAAAGGGTAAATATATCCTGAATATAGAAATAAGCGATACTCTTACTGGTGTAATAGATTTTAACCAATCTGGCAACGCTTATGTAAAAGTAGAAGGCGTTAGTGATGATGTATTTGTACATCAGAAAAATGTAAAAAATGCTCTACAGGGAGATACGGTTACAATAGTTCCTTTTCATTTTAAAGGAAAAAAACTGGAAGGAGCAGTAGTAGATGTTATTGAAAGAAGCCGTACTCAGTTTGTAGGGACATTCCAATACATTGCTTCCAAGGACTTTGGCTTTGTTATTTTTGATAAAAAAATTATTAATACCGATATCTTTATTCCTAAGACTAAGTTTAACGGTGCAAAAGATGGTGACAAAGTTATTGTCAAAATGCTGGGTTGGGACGATAAGAGTAAAAATCCTGAAGGAGAAATTACTGAAGTACTTGGACATCCGGGAGATCATGAAACTGAGATCCATTCTATACTTGCCGAATACGGACTACCTTATAATTTCCCTCCTGAAGTTGAGGCTGAAGCTCAAAAAATTGACCGGACATTATCGGAACAGGAAATTGCTAGGCGCTGGGATATGCGTGATATACTTACTTTCACAATAGACCCTAAGGATGCAAAGGATTTTGATGATGCTCTTTCACTACGCAAACTTGAAAATGGTAATATTGAAGTAGGAGTTCATATTGCAGATGTATCTTACTATGTACAGCCCGGAACGTTATTGGATCAGGAGGCTTATGACAGAGCTACCTCTGTATATCTTGTAGACAGAGTGGTACCTATGCTTCCGGAAGTATTGAGTAATGAATTATGTTCTCTTCGTCCAAACGAAGAGAAATTTACTTTTTCAGCAGTTTTTGAATTAAATGACAAAGCCGAAATTCAAAAAGAATGGTTCGGTAGAACAGTTATTAATTCAGACAGAAGATTTACCTATGAAGAAGCACAGGAAAGAATCGAAACTAAAGAAGGAGATCTTGCAGAAGAAATAAACCTTTTGGATTCTTTAGCAAAAATACTTCGTAAGGATCGTATGAAGCATGGAGCTATTGCGTTTGACAGAGCGGAAGTACGTTTCAACCTGAATGAAGAAAGTCAGCCAATCGGCGTTTATTTCAAAATCAGTAAAGATGCTAACCACCTGATTGAAGAATTCATGCTTCTGGCTAATAAAAAAGTATCGGAGTTTGTTTCTCTTACCAGAAAGAACGAACCAACAAACAATACATTTATTTATCGTATTCATGATGATCCGGATCCTACAAAATTGGCTTCATTAAGAGATTTTGTACATACTTTCGGATATAAAATGAATATTTCTAACCGGAATAAAATTTCGGAATCTATGAATAAACTTCTTTCCGAAGTAAAAGGAAAAGGAGAAGAAAATATGATTGAAACTCTTGCTATGCGTAGTATGAGTAAGGCCGTTTATTCTACCGAGAATATTGGGCATTATGGGTTAGCTTTTGAATATTATTCGCATTTTACCTCCCCTATTCGTCGTTATCCGGATGTTATGGCTCACAGACTTTTGCAGCATTATCTGGACGGAGGAAAGTCTCCGAATGTGGCTGAATATGAAGAAAAATGCAAGCACTGTAGCCAGATGGAACGTTTAGCAGCTGATGCTGAAAGAGATTCCATCAAATTTATGCAGGTTAAATTTATGGAGAAACATGTGGGAGAAACCTTCAAAGGAGTTATTTCGGGTGTTACCGATTGGGGAATCTATGTAGAAATCCCTGAAAATGGTGCCGAAGGACTCATAAGATTACGTGATCTTACAGATGATTCTTATATGTTTGATGCAAAGAATTATGCTATTGTAGGCATGACGCACGGAAATACATATCAATTAGGAGACGAAGTAGAGATAAAGGTTGTAAAGGCGAATATAATTGCCAAGCAGCTGGATTTTAAACTGATTCAATAAAAATTTATGTTAGAACTAATTTTATCTGCTGTAGGATTAGGCATTATGCTTAGTCTGGTCTTCATTGGACCTATATTTTTCCTGTTGATTGAAACTAGTTTTACGCGGGGCCCCAGACATGCATTGGCTTTAGATCTGGGTGTTATATTAGCTGATATTACCTGTATTGTTGCTGCATATTACAGCAGTCACGATCTGGTAACAATTATAGACCGGCATCCTAGTTTTTACAGAATTACAGCCTTCATTGTCCTTATGTACGCTGTTTTTATGATCCTCACCAAGACAAAAATGCATGTGGAAGGAGAGCAAAAACTTATTAGTCAGAATTATTTTAAAACCTTTATTAATGGTTTTCTTTTCAATATTCTGAATATAGGAGTAGTACTTTTTTGGCTTGTAACAGTAATTTCGGTACGAAAAAATTATCCAAGTGCAGATGAATTTTTGCTATATATAGGCCTTGTAATCCTCACCTATCTCAGTATTGATGTCTTTAAAATTCTTTTGGCAAAACAGTTTCATAATAAACTAAATGATAAGGTTGCGAATAAAATCAGGAAGCTGGTAGGCTTCATTCTGGTTGCTTTCAGCGTATTTATATTCCTACAGAGTTTTAAAAAATTCAATCAGTTTGATAAGAAATTAGAGGAAAGCGGATACCATAAACTTGACCATAACACAGATCAGAAAAAATAATGAAAGAGATTGTTTTTCCGAATAAGATTAAAAAAGGAAGTACTATTGCGGTAATAACTCCGGCAGGCACTATAGAGCCGGGACAGCTGGATAAAACTTTAGCGCTTATAAAAAGCAAAGGTTACGAACCTGTTTTAGGCTCAAATGTCTATTCAAAGTACAGTAATGGTTATAACTACGGCGGAACTCCTGAAGAAAGATTATCCGATCTTCAATGGGCTTTAGATGGTGATTTTGGTGCTATATGGACTACGCGCGGCGGATATGGATGTGCACAGCTTCTACAACAAATAGATCTGAAAAAATACCGAAAGAATCCTAAATACCTTATCGGATACTCTGATGTTACTGTGCTGCAGAGTTATTTACTGAAAAATGGTTTTGCTTCTGTTCACGGACAAAGTATTAAAACATCTTCTCAGGGCGTTTCCGAAGCTTCTTATGAAGGAATTTTTAATATTCTGAGTGGTAAGAAAACTCAATATATTATTGAAAATAATTCTTTAAATAAGAAAGGCAAAGCCAAAGCTCAGCTTGTAGGTGGAAATCTGGCAATGATTTACAGTGTTATGGGATCTAAATATTCTTTTGATTTCAAAGACAAAATTTTATTCATTGAAGATATCGGAGAGCAGTTCTATGCATTGGACCGCATGCTCATGAATCTGGAATTAAACGGAGTCTTTGGGAAGATAAAAGGATTAATTGTTGGTGGAATGACAGGTATGGGAGATGAGAAAACCAATGAGCATTATGAATCTTCTTTCGATCCTATGGCTTATGAAATTATTGCTCAGAAATTAGATAAATACGATTTTCCGGTTGCATACGGATTGGCAAACGGACATATTTTCGATAATCAGCCTCTGATAATAGGTGCTGAAGTAGAAATGAATGTAAAAGATAAAGCACAGATTACTTTTAAATAAAACGAATGGCTGAACATAATGATTTTGGGAAGCTGGCAGAAGAACAGGCTGTCATTTTTTTAAAGCAAAATCATTATCAGATTTTAGCCCGAAACTGGTACTGGCAAAAATCGGAAATAGATATTATTGCCAGAAAGGGTAATATAATCCATATTGTGGAAGTAAAAGCCAGAACTTCAGATGATTTTATCTCACCTGAGGAAGCAGTTAATCGGAAAAAGAGAAAATTACTGATTATGGCAGCTAATGAATTTGTGCAAAATCTGGATGAAGAAGTAGAAGTCCAATTTGATATTATCAGTATCCTGTCTGAAAACGGAAAATATACCCTTGAATATATAGATGATGCTTTTGAAAGCATCGATTGAATATTATACTAACCAGCTGACAGTGTGAAAATATACCAATTATTGGTAGGCTGTCAGGCTATTACATTGCTACATTTATTTATGAGAACAGCATTCATAACCGGAGCAACATCCGGAATAGGAAAAGCAGCAGCGACAAGACTTGCTGGTGAAAACTACAGACTTATTCTTTGTGGAAGAAGAAAAGAAATTCTTGAAGAACTTGCAGGAGAATTAGCACAAAAAACGGATGTATATACACTTACTTTCGATGTTCGAAATTATGAAGAAGTACAGAATGCTGTTGGAAGCCTTCCTGCAGAATGGCAAGCTATAGATATACTGATTAACAACGCCGGAAATGCACACGGTTTAGAGCCGCTTACAGAGGGTAAAGTTTCTGACTGGGATATGATGATGGATGGGAATGTAAAAGGGCTTTTATATGTGTCTAAATGCATTATTCCCGGGATGAAAGAAAGAACTTCCGGACATATCATCAACATTAGCTCTGTAGCAGCATTGCAGACTTATGCTAATGGAGTTGTTTATTGTGCTTCCAAAAAAGCAGTAAAAACAATAAGTGAAGGTATGCGTCTGGAACTTACAGAATTTGGAATTAAAATAACTGATCTTGCACCAGGAGCTGTAGAAACAGAATTTTCAGAAATTCGTTTTAAAGGTGATAAAGACAGAGCAGCAACAGTTTATGCAGGATATGAAGCGCTGAAAGCTGAAGACATTGCAGATGTTATTTCCTATGTTGTAAATGCTCCAAAGCATGTGACAATTGCTGATATGACCATCTACCCTTCTGCGCAGGCCTCTCCTACCCAGATTTTCAGAAAATAGATATTGGGAAATGATTACAGTGTTCTCATAACCTCTTAACTTTTTATAACTTTGCAGCATGAAAATTTTGTACCTGGAAACTTCTTCTAAAAACTGCTCAGTAGCAATCTCTGATGATGAGAAATTGTTGAGCCTTTGTGAGGAAACTTCTGAAAATTATAAACAATCTGAAAGTCTGCATACTTTTGTAGAATGGGCATTAGAAGGAGCTGAGCTTAGTCTTAAAGATATAGAAGCTGTATGCCTGGGCAAAGGGCCTGGTTCTTATACAGGTTTGCGTATTGGAGCAGCTTCAGCTAAAGGCTTTTGTTTTGGTTTGAATATTCCTTTGGTAACTGTTAACTCTCTTGATGCAATGGCTGAGCCATATTTCAATGGTGAATATGATTATATCATTCCTATGATGGATGCCCGCAGAATGGAAGTTTATACCAAGGTGTTTAATCAGAAAAGAGAGGAAGTCTCTCCCACTGAAGCCAAAATCCTGGATGAGAATAGCTTTTCGGAGTATCAGGATTATAAAGTTCTGTTTGTTGGAGATGGAGCAAAAAAATCTCAGGAAATACTGCAGCTTTCAAAAGCGGAATACAAAGATGAGATCTATCCTTCTGCTCAATATCTTGTACGCAAGGCATCAGAAGCTGTAAAAAATAAAAACTTTGAAGATATCGCTTATTTTGAGCCTTTTTATCTGAAAGATTTTCAAGGGGTAAAGAAAAAATCGGCAGGTAATTAATGTTATCCAAACTGCAAAATTGTAAAATCGTTTATTTGTAGTCTTGACAAGGTTTCAAACCTTGCCAAGACTGATAAATTGTACTTTTGCGCTGGAGTATTGTAATTTTACAAATCGTTTTAAAAACATAAAATAAAAACTACAAAAAAGCATTACAGAACCACTCCTATGGAGCGGAACCTGTATAGAATTTTGAATTATAATCCGAATTCCTTCAGTCCTTTATAAACCAAATGTGTCGGAAGTCCCATTATGGTGTAAAAACTTCCATTAATACGCTTTATTTTGGCCATACCTAACCATTCCTGTATTCCGTAGGCTCCGGCTTTATCCATTGGCTTGTAATTACTGATATAGAAATCTATTTCCTCATCCGAAATATCTTCCATTTCAACATCGGCAATATCTGTATATGTAAAGAATTTTTCACCTGATGAAATACGGACAGCTGTAATTACCTGGTGTGTTTTTCCGGAAAGTTTTCTCAACATTTCTCTTGCACCCTCCTCTCCTTTTGGTTTTCCCAGTACTTCCCCATCTTGTACGACGATAGTATCTGCAGTAATCAGGATTTCGTCATTTTTTATGGCAGTATATGCTTTAGCCTTTAATTCGGCCAAATAAGATGGTATTTCAGCAACCGGTAAAGATTCCGGGTAGATTTCCTCACAATCTATTTTTACAGTGCTAAAGTCATAACTAAGAGCCGAAATAAGCTCTTTTCTTCTCGGAGATTGTGAAGCTAATAAAATCTTCATATTTCTTATTCTCTTTTTTTTCGTATTTATTATTTCTGATCTAGTACTTCTAACTTCGTACTTTATCAGATGCTTTGGGTATTATCATCATGCCATTTTCCCTGAGCCTTCATCACCTGCTCTACAACATCACGGACACATCCTTTTCCTCCGTGGATATTGGAAATATAATGAGAGATCTCTTTTACTTCCGGGACTGCATTAATTGGGCATGCAGCAATTCCTACTTTTTCCATAACATATTTATCCGGGATATCATCCCCCATAAATAAAATCTCGTGGTTCTGAAACTGATATTTTGAAACAAAATCTTCAAAGTCTTCCATTTTATCATGAGATTTCATGTAAATGTCCGTTACTCCCAGATACTGCATTCTGTTTTTTACCATAGGGTCATTCCCGCCAGTAATAATGCCGATTACAAAGCCTTCTTTAATAGCTTTTACGATTGCATATCCGTCCAGTACATTCATAATACGGCTCATGCTTCCATCTGGTTGAAGGATAATAGATCCATCCGTAAAAACGCCATCTACATCGAATACAAATGCTTTTATATTTTTCAGATTCTCTTTATAGCTCATACATTTTGGTTATAGATTCGGTAAGTATTTTATAAATATTAAGCTGATTATCATTGTCAATCAGATTTTCCTGAAACCGGATTACATTCTGATCATTTCTTACAGCGGGGCCTGTCTGCGCATCTTTAGGAGAAATTGTTTTTATTTTATCAGCAGTTTCTTCTATTAATGGTAAAAGGTAATTGAACGGAATATCATTCTGCTTACATATTACTTCAGCCTGAGCATAAAGATGGTTGACAAAGTTGCAGGCAAATACAGCAGAAAGATGCATTTGTTTCCTTTGCTCATGATTGATGCGCATCACATTAGTGCTGATTTTATTTGCCAGATCAGTTAAAAGAATATTGTCACTCTCCCACCCTGCATCTACAAAAAGCGGAATTTTTGAATAATCTAATTTTCTGCTTTTAGAAAAAGTCTGCAGCGGATAAAAGCAGGCTTTTCGGTATGGTCCTTCCAGCACATCACGTGATAAGGATCCTGATGTGTGTGCTACAAGAACTTGTTCATATGGTATCTGTTTAGAAACTTCAGCTATTGCCTTATCACTGGTACAGATCAAATAAAAATCTGCTTGTTTTAGCTGATCGGTGGAATATTCAACATTAATTTCTGAGGATAATTTTTTTAGATCCCGTTCATTTCTTCCATAAAGCTGAATAAGAT is a window encoding:
- the rpiB gene encoding ribose 5-phosphate isomerase B, yielding MKKIAIAGDHAGFEYKEIIKKYLDGKYEIKDFGTYSTDSVDYPDFVHPAASAVENGEFELGILICGSGNGVQITANKHQGIRCALCWEVEIAELARQHNDANMMSIPARFVSEDLAKQMVDAFLITNFEGGRHQNRVNKIKFC
- the rnr gene encoding ribonuclease R, translating into MPRKKRNLSKKNNDKLHDIGRLIVRFMSKKTSKIYNYKQIAEGIEFKNPRQREQVIQTLHILLSENKIKEVEKGKYILNIEISDTLTGVIDFNQSGNAYVKVEGVSDDVFVHQKNVKNALQGDTVTIVPFHFKGKKLEGAVVDVIERSRTQFVGTFQYIASKDFGFVIFDKKIINTDIFIPKTKFNGAKDGDKVIVKMLGWDDKSKNPEGEITEVLGHPGDHETEIHSILAEYGLPYNFPPEVEAEAQKIDRTLSEQEIARRWDMRDILTFTIDPKDAKDFDDALSLRKLENGNIEVGVHIADVSYYVQPGTLLDQEAYDRATSVYLVDRVVPMLPEVLSNELCSLRPNEEKFTFSAVFELNDKAEIQKEWFGRTVINSDRRFTYEEAQERIETKEGDLAEEINLLDSLAKILRKDRMKHGAIAFDRAEVRFNLNEESQPIGVYFKISKDANHLIEEFMLLANKKVSEFVSLTRKNEPTNNTFIYRIHDDPDPTKLASLRDFVHTFGYKMNISNRNKISESMNKLLSEVKGKGEENMIETLAMRSMSKAVYSTENIGHYGLAFEYYSHFTSPIRRYPDVMAHRLLQHYLDGGKSPNVAEYEEKCKHCSQMERLAADAERDSIKFMQVKFMEKHVGETFKGVISGVTDWGIYVEIPENGAEGLIRLRDLTDDSYMFDAKNYAIVGMTHGNTYQLGDEVEIKVVKANIIAKQLDFKLIQ
- a CDS encoding LysE family translocator — translated: MLELILSAVGLGIMLSLVFIGPIFFLLIETSFTRGPRHALALDLGVILADITCIVAAYYSSHDLVTIIDRHPSFYRITAFIVLMYAVFMILTKTKMHVEGEQKLISQNYFKTFINGFLFNILNIGVVLFWLVTVISVRKNYPSADEFLLYIGLVILTYLSIDVFKILLAKQFHNKLNDKVANKIRKLVGFILVAFSVFIFLQSFKKFNQFDKKLEESGYHKLDHNTDQKK
- a CDS encoding S66 peptidase family protein gives rise to the protein MKEIVFPNKIKKGSTIAVITPAGTIEPGQLDKTLALIKSKGYEPVLGSNVYSKYSNGYNYGGTPEERLSDLQWALDGDFGAIWTTRGGYGCAQLLQQIDLKKYRKNPKYLIGYSDVTVLQSYLLKNGFASVHGQSIKTSSQGVSEASYEGIFNILSGKKTQYIIENNSLNKKGKAKAQLVGGNLAMIYSVMGSKYSFDFKDKILFIEDIGEQFYALDRMLMNLELNGVFGKIKGLIVGGMTGMGDEKTNEHYESSFDPMAYEIIAQKLDKYDFPVAYGLANGHIFDNQPLIIGAEVEMNVKDKAQITFK
- a CDS encoding YraN family protein, with product MAEHNDFGKLAEEQAVIFLKQNHYQILARNWYWQKSEIDIIARKGNIIHIVEVKARTSDDFISPEEAVNRKKRKLLIMAANEFVQNLDEEVEVQFDIISILSENGKYTLEYIDDAFESID
- a CDS encoding SDR family NAD(P)-dependent oxidoreductase; translation: MRTAFITGATSGIGKAAATRLAGENYRLILCGRRKEILEELAGELAQKTDVYTLTFDVRNYEEVQNAVGSLPAEWQAIDILINNAGNAHGLEPLTEGKVSDWDMMMDGNVKGLLYVSKCIIPGMKERTSGHIINISSVAALQTYANGVVYCASKKAVKTISEGMRLELTEFGIKITDLAPGAVETEFSEIRFKGDKDRAATVYAGYEALKAEDIADVISYVVNAPKHVTIADMTIYPSAQASPTQIFRK
- the tsaB gene encoding tRNA (adenosine(37)-N6)-threonylcarbamoyltransferase complex dimerization subunit type 1 TsaB, which gives rise to MKILYLETSSKNCSVAISDDEKLLSLCEETSENYKQSESLHTFVEWALEGAELSLKDIEAVCLGKGPGSYTGLRIGAASAKGFCFGLNIPLVTVNSLDAMAEPYFNGEYDYIIPMMDARRMEVYTKVFNQKREEVSPTEAKILDENSFSEYQDYKVLFVGDGAKKSQEILQLSKAEYKDEIYPSAQYLVRKASEAVKNKNFEDIAYFEPFYLKDFQGVKKKSAGN
- a CDS encoding Maf family nucleotide pyrophosphatase codes for the protein MKILLASQSPRRKELISALSYDFSTVKIDCEEIYPESLPVAEIPSYLAELKAKAYTAIKNDEILITADTIVVQDGEVLGKPKGEEGAREMLRKLSGKTHQVITAVRISSGEKFFTYTDIADVEMEDISDEEIDFYISNYKPMDKAGAYGIQEWLGMAKIKRINGSFYTIMGLPTHLVYKGLKEFGL
- a CDS encoding KdsC family phosphatase; protein product: MSYKENLKNIKAFVFDVDGVFTDGSIILQPDGSMSRIMNVLDGYAIVKAIKEGFVIGIITGGNDPMVKNRMQYLGVTDIYMKSHDKMEDFEDFVSKYQFQNHEILFMGDDIPDKYVMEKVGIAACPINAVPEVKEISHYISNIHGGKGCVRDVVEQVMKAQGKWHDDNTQSI
- a CDS encoding Rossmann-like and DUF2520 domain-containing protein — its product is MTTVIIGSGNVAWHMAKAFKEAGIDLIQLYGRNERDLKKLSSEINVEYSTDQLKQADFYLICTSDKAIAEVSKQIPYEQVLVAHTSGSLSRDVLEGPYRKACFYPLQTFSKSRKLDYSKIPLFVDAGWESDNILLTDLANKISTNVMRINHEQRKQMHLSAVFACNFVNHLYAQAEVICKQNDIPFNYLLPLIEETADKIKTISPKDAQTGPAVRNDQNVIRFQENLIDNDNQLNIYKILTESITKMYEL